A single region of the Nocardioides aquaticus genome encodes:
- a CDS encoding DNA-3-methyladenine glycosylase I, with protein sequence MSSGPVVGDDGVARCPWGSGGGMMQEYHDTEWGTTVEGESAYFERLTLEAFQSGLSWATILRKRPAFREAFAGFDVDAVAAFDDADRARLMADAGIVRNRRKVDATITNAGATVALREAGDVDGLAGLLRSFAPAVGPAPRTVEEVPATSPESLALSKELKRRGFVFVGPTTMHALMEALGLVDTHLLGCHRRGVR encoded by the coding sequence ATGAGCTCCGGTCCGGTCGTCGGCGACGACGGCGTCGCCCGTTGCCCCTGGGGCTCCGGCGGAGGGATGATGCAGGAGTACCACGACACCGAGTGGGGCACCACAGTCGAGGGCGAGTCCGCCTACTTCGAGCGGCTGACGCTCGAGGCCTTCCAGTCCGGGCTGTCCTGGGCCACCATCCTGCGCAAGCGGCCCGCCTTCCGCGAGGCCTTCGCCGGCTTCGACGTCGACGCGGTGGCCGCCTTCGACGACGCCGACCGGGCGCGGCTGATGGCCGACGCCGGCATCGTCCGCAACCGCCGCAAGGTCGACGCCACCATCACCAACGCCGGCGCCACCGTGGCCCTGCGCGAGGCCGGCGACGTGGACGGCCTGGCGGGCCTCCTGCGGTCCTTCGCGCCGGCCGTGGGCCCGGCGCCCCGGACCGTCGAGGAGGTGCCCGCCACCTCGCCCGAGTCGCTCGCGCTCAGCAAGGAGCTCAAGCGGCGCGGGTTCGTCTTCGTCGGCCCGACCACGATGCACGCGCTGATGGAGGCGCTGGGGCTGGTCGACACCCACCTGCTGGGCTGCCACCGCCGCGGCGTGCGCTGA
- the secE gene encoding preprotein translocase subunit SecE has product MADSDTVRGSRDGGSDEDKPKRTSLVTFYRQVVAELRKVVWPTQEQLVTYFFVVMVFVIVMMALISALDLGFGRLAFAVFTGNAEQ; this is encoded by the coding sequence GTGGCGGACAGTGACACCGTGCGCGGGTCGCGCGACGGCGGGTCCGACGAGGACAAGCCCAAGCGCACCAGCCTGGTGACCTTCTACCGCCAGGTGGTCGCGGAGCTGCGCAAGGTCGTGTGGCCCACGCAGGAGCAGCTGGTTACCTACTTCTTCGTGGTGATGGTCTTCGTCATCGTGATGATGGCGCTGATCTCCGCCCTCGACCTCGGGTTCGGCCGGCTGGCCTTCGCGGTCTTCACCGGCAACGCCGAGCAGTGA
- the nusG gene encoding transcription termination/antitermination protein NusG — MEQRVSEYQDVEGQVEDQALTDSSNEGLVETVEMPGEVVEPLDHTEDGDLEATLGEEALADGDEVPVEDPDAEPEEIDPLEEFRRELWLKPGDWFVVHTYSGMENRVRQNLENRIISLNMEDYIHEIVVPTEEVAEIKNGQRKMVKRTVLPGYVLVRMDLTDESWSAVRHTPSVTGFVGHSHQPVPLSMSEVENMLAPAVVAQAEAAAAAAGEGDKSKGGATKSARPVEVADFDVSDSVMVVDGPFATLHATITEINAESQRVKALVEIFGRETPVELSFSQIQKV; from the coding sequence ATGGAGCAACGAGTGTCGGAGTACCAGGACGTCGAGGGCCAGGTCGAGGACCAGGCCCTCACGGACAGCAGCAACGAGGGACTCGTCGAGACCGTCGAGATGCCCGGTGAGGTCGTCGAGCCGCTCGACCACACCGAGGACGGCGACCTCGAGGCCACCCTCGGCGAGGAGGCCCTCGCCGACGGCGACGAGGTCCCCGTCGAGGACCCGGACGCCGAGCCCGAGGAGATCGACCCTCTCGAGGAGTTCCGCCGCGAGCTGTGGCTCAAGCCGGGCGACTGGTTCGTAGTCCACACCTACTCGGGCATGGAGAACCGCGTCCGCCAGAACCTCGAGAACCGCATCATCTCCTTGAACATGGAGGACTACATCCACGAGATCGTGGTCCCCACCGAGGAGGTCGCCGAGATCAAGAACGGCCAGCGCAAGATGGTCAAGCGCACCGTCCTGCCCGGCTACGTCCTGGTCCGCATGGACCTCACCGACGAGTCCTGGTCGGCCGTGCGCCACACGCCCTCGGTCACCGGCTTCGTCGGCCACAGCCACCAGCCCGTGCCGCTGAGCATGAGCGAGGTCGAGAACATGCTGGCCCCCGCCGTGGTGGCCCAGGCCGAGGCCGCGGCGGCCGCCGCCGGCGAGGGCGACAAGTCCAAGGGCGGCGCCACCAAGTCCGCCCGCCCCGTCGAGGTCGCCGACTTCGACGTCAGCGACTCGGTCATGGTCGTCGACGGTCCGTTCGCCACGTTGCACGCGACGATCACCGAGATCAACGCCGAGTCCCAGCGCGTCAAGGCGCTGGTCGAGATCTTCGGCCGGGAGACCCCGGTCGAGCTGAGCTTCAGCCAGATCCAGAAGGTCTGA
- the rpmG gene encoding 50S ribosomal protein L33, whose translation MASKSSDVRPKITLACVECKERNYITKKNRRNNPDRLEMAKFCPRCRHHQPHRETR comes from the coding sequence GTGGCCAGCAAGAGCTCCGACGTTCGCCCCAAGATCACTCTCGCCTGCGTGGAGTGCAAGGAGCGCAACTACATCACCAAGAAGAACCGGCGCAACAACCCCGACCGGCTCGAGATGGCGAAGTTCTGCCCGCGCTGCCGCCACCACCAGCCGCACCGCGAGACCCGCTGA
- the rplA gene encoding 50S ribosomal protein L1, producing the protein MQRSKTYRAAAESFDRDEVFSPLKAIGIAKTASKKKFDETVDVVMRLGVDPRKADQMVRGTVNLPHGTGKTAKVLVFAAGDKAEAARAAGADEVGADELIEKVAGGYLDFDAVVATPDMMGKVGRLGRVLGPRGLMPNPKTGTVTPDPAKAVTDIKGGKIEFRVDRHANLHFIIGKASFDEAQLAENYAAALEEVLRLKPASSKGRYVRKVTLSTTMGPGVQVDPNRVRNVAGDDDAPQV; encoded by the coding sequence ATGCAGCGCAGCAAGACCTACCGCGCGGCGGCCGAGTCCTTTGACCGGGACGAGGTCTTCAGCCCCCTGAAGGCCATCGGGATCGCCAAGACCGCGAGCAAGAAGAAGTTCGACGAGACCGTCGACGTCGTCATGCGCCTCGGGGTCGACCCCCGCAAGGCCGACCAGATGGTGCGCGGCACCGTCAACCTGCCCCACGGCACCGGCAAGACCGCCAAGGTCCTGGTGTTCGCGGCCGGCGACAAGGCCGAGGCCGCCCGCGCCGCGGGCGCCGACGAGGTTGGCGCCGACGAGCTCATCGAGAAGGTGGCCGGCGGCTACCTGGACTTCGACGCCGTCGTCGCCACCCCGGACATGATGGGCAAGGTCGGTCGCCTCGGGCGCGTGCTCGGGCCCCGCGGCCTGATGCCGAACCCGAAGACCGGCACCGTGACCCCGGACCCGGCCAAGGCCGTGACCGACATCAAGGGCGGCAAGATCGAGTTCCGCGTCGACCGTCACGCCAACCTGCACTTCATCATCGGCAAGGCCTCCTTCGACGAGGCCCAGCTGGCGGAGAACTACGCCGCCGCCCTCGAGGAGGTGCTGCGGCTCAAGCCGGCCAGCTCCAAGGGCCGCTACGTGCGCAAGGTGACGCTGTCGACGACGATGGGCCCCGGGGTCCAGGTCGACCCGAACCGCGTGCGCAACGTCGCCGGCGACGACGACGCCCCGCAGGTCTGA
- a CDS encoding adenosine deaminase, whose product MGLETFAGAHSSTNAARDVRTLPKAHLHLHFTGSMRHDTLLELAARDGIALPDSLVSGWPPQLSAADEKGWFRFQRLYDVARSVLRTEDDVRRLVREAAEDDAADGGGWLEIQVDPSGYAARFGGITAFLDLVLDAAREATASTGVGVAVVVAANRTRHPLDARTLARLAAQYAGRGVVGFGLSNDERRGTTTDFAAAFAIAGRAGLLLLPHGGELRGPEHVRTCLDVLRPARLGHGVRSAEDPDLLARVVDAGIALEVCPVSNVSLGVYSDLSSVPVPTLLEAGATVALGSDDPLLFGSRLAGQYATMRAAHDLDDDALAGLARMSVRASAAPDDVRARLLAGIDDWLAAPA is encoded by the coding sequence GTGGGTCTCGAGACGTTCGCTGGCGCTCACTCCTCGACCAACGCGGCCCGCGACGTCCGGACGCTGCCCAAGGCCCACCTGCACCTGCACTTCACCGGGTCGATGCGGCACGACACGCTGCTCGAGCTCGCGGCGCGGGACGGGATCGCGCTGCCGGACTCGCTGGTCTCGGGGTGGCCGCCCCAGCTGAGCGCGGCGGACGAGAAGGGCTGGTTCCGCTTCCAGCGGCTCTACGACGTCGCGCGGTCGGTGCTGCGCACCGAGGACGACGTCCGGCGGCTGGTGCGGGAGGCGGCCGAGGACGACGCGGCCGACGGCGGCGGGTGGCTGGAGATCCAGGTCGACCCCAGCGGGTACGCGGCCCGCTTCGGGGGCATCACCGCCTTCCTCGACCTCGTCCTCGACGCCGCCCGGGAGGCCACGGCCTCCACCGGGGTCGGGGTGGCGGTCGTCGTCGCGGCCAACCGCACCCGCCACCCGCTGGACGCCCGCACCCTGGCCCGCCTCGCGGCGCAGTACGCCGGGCGCGGCGTGGTCGGCTTCGGGCTGTCCAACGACGAGCGGCGCGGCACCACCACGGACTTCGCGGCCGCCTTCGCCATCGCCGGACGCGCCGGCCTGCTCCTGCTGCCGCACGGCGGCGAGCTGCGCGGCCCCGAGCACGTGCGCACCTGCCTGGACGTCCTGCGCCCGGCCCGGCTCGGGCACGGCGTCCGCTCGGCCGAGGACCCGGACCTGCTGGCCCGGGTGGTCGACGCGGGCATCGCGCTCGAGGTCTGCCCGGTCTCGAACGTCTCGCTCGGCGTCTACTCCGACCTGTCCTCGGTGCCGGTGCCGACGCTGCTGGAGGCCGGCGCCACCGTCGCCCTGGGCTCGGACGACCCGCTGCTGTTCGGCTCACGGCTGGCCGGGCAGTACGCGACCATGCGCGCCGCCCACGACCTCGACGACGACGCCCTGGCCGGGCTGGCCCGGATGTCGGTGCGGGCCAGCGCGGCCCCCGACGACGTCCGGGCGCGGCTGCTGGCCGGGATCGACGACTGGCTGGCCGCCCCGGCCTGA
- a CDS encoding APC family permease, whose translation MTAEPTTSAGPAGDSELKRSITGRLLFFYVLGDVLGSGIYVLIGAVAAVVGGAFWIAFGVGVTVATITGLAYAELVTKYPQAAGAALYVNKAFKNRTLTFVVTICALSAVFAAAGSLATGFATYFDSVWSLPPALLVSVAFILVLAVVNYIGITESVVINMVMTVVEVVGLVIVLAIGVVFVARGDADFGGLVEFSTDGNVTWAIVAGVALAFFAMTGFENAANVAEETVDPATTFPKALVGGMVCAGVIYVLVAMTAELVVGAGTLAAASDAGEPSLLEVVKADVLPVSVTLFAIIAMVAITNTTLVAVVTQSRILYGMAREDVVPGVFATVHPTRRSPWVALILSAVVVVGLLVVGDVLGRLGLDIDLITTLANVTVLLLLVIYALVILSAFKLRGDADTGSGSTFRAPTPLLAVGLVGNAVLAVYVVVDDWTSLLWCGGLIGVGLVLFVAEKAFGSRTRPPGAPPSIADPTGGA comes from the coding sequence ATGACGGCAGAACCCACCACCAGTGCAGGTCCTGCCGGTGACAGCGAGCTCAAGCGCTCCATCACCGGCCGGCTGCTCTTCTTCTACGTGCTCGGCGACGTGCTGGGCTCCGGCATCTACGTGCTCATCGGCGCGGTCGCCGCCGTCGTCGGCGGCGCGTTCTGGATCGCCTTCGGCGTGGGCGTCACCGTCGCCACCATCACCGGCCTGGCCTACGCCGAGCTGGTCACCAAGTACCCGCAGGCCGCGGGTGCCGCGCTCTACGTCAACAAGGCCTTCAAGAACCGCACCCTGACCTTCGTGGTCACGATCTGCGCGCTCAGCGCGGTGTTCGCCGCCGCCGGGTCGCTGGCCACGGGCTTCGCGACGTACTTCGACTCGGTCTGGTCGCTGCCGCCCGCACTGCTCGTCTCGGTCGCCTTCATCCTCGTGCTCGCGGTGGTCAACTACATCGGGATCACCGAGTCGGTGGTCATCAACATGGTGATGACCGTCGTCGAGGTCGTCGGCCTGGTGATCGTGCTGGCCATCGGCGTGGTCTTCGTCGCCCGCGGCGACGCCGACTTCGGGGGGCTGGTCGAGTTCTCCACGGACGGCAACGTCACCTGGGCGATCGTGGCCGGCGTGGCGCTGGCCTTCTTCGCGATGACCGGCTTCGAGAACGCCGCCAACGTGGCGGAGGAGACCGTCGACCCCGCGACGACCTTCCCCAAGGCCCTGGTCGGCGGGATGGTCTGCGCCGGCGTCATCTACGTCCTGGTCGCGATGACCGCCGAGCTGGTGGTCGGCGCCGGGACCCTGGCGGCCGCCTCCGACGCGGGTGAGCCGTCCCTGCTCGAGGTGGTCAAGGCCGACGTCCTGCCGGTCTCGGTGACCCTGTTCGCGATCATCGCGATGGTCGCGATCACCAACACCACGCTGGTGGCGGTCGTCACGCAGTCACGGATCCTCTACGGCATGGCCCGCGAGGACGTCGTGCCCGGCGTCTTCGCCACGGTCCACCCGACGCGGCGCAGCCCCTGGGTGGCGCTGATCCTGTCGGCGGTCGTGGTCGTCGGGCTGCTGGTCGTCGGCGACGTGCTGGGCCGGCTCGGCCTGGACATCGACCTGATCACCACGCTCGCCAACGTCACCGTGCTGCTGCTCCTGGTCATCTACGCCCTGGTGATCCTCTCCGCCTTCAAGCTGCGCGGGGACGCCGACACGGGCTCGGGGTCGACGTTCAGGGCCCCGACGCCGTTGCTGGCGGTCGGCCTCGTCGGCAACGCGGTGCTCGCCGTGTACGTCGTGGTCGACGACTGGACCTCCCTGCTGTGGTGCGGCGGCCTGATCGGCGTCGGTCTCGTGCTCTTCGTGGCCGAGAAGGCGTTCGGCAGCCGCACCCGTCCGCCCGGCGCCCCGCCGAGCATCGCCGACCCGACCGGAGGAGCCTGA
- a CDS encoding universal stress protein: MHVIVTTDGSKQSLAAARKLKSFADPAKISDVSVVAVIRPFAAVAFADDVSEADQRTAVAQESGFREAAQAALATVAAQFDGWGPQVHTRLRSGSPAKEIIKAAKQLDAGLVVIASGGRGLSDTVLLGSTAQRVQQYAPCPVLVVRPARKR, encoded by the coding sequence ATGCACGTCATCGTCACGACCGACGGCAGCAAGCAGTCGCTGGCCGCCGCCCGCAAGCTGAAGTCCTTCGCCGACCCCGCGAAGATCTCCGACGTCTCGGTCGTCGCGGTGATCCGGCCGTTCGCGGCGGTCGCCTTCGCCGACGACGTCAGCGAGGCCGACCAGCGCACGGCCGTCGCCCAGGAGTCCGGGTTCCGCGAGGCCGCGCAGGCGGCGCTGGCCACGGTCGCGGCCCAGTTCGACGGGTGGGGTCCCCAGGTGCACACCCGGCTGCGGTCCGGCTCGCCGGCCAAGGAGATCATCAAGGCCGCCAAGCAGCTCGACGCCGGCCTGGTGGTCATCGCCAGCGGCGGGCGGGGCCTGTCCGACACCGTCCTGCTGGGCAGCACCGCCCAGCGGGTGCAGCAGTACGCGCCCTGCCCCGTGCTCGTGGTGCGTCCGGCGCGCAAGCGTTGA
- a CDS encoding pyridoxal phosphate-dependent aminotransferase has protein sequence MSTPEAVSPRERRVSARVGAIAESATLKVDSKAKALKAEGRPVVGFGAGEPDFPTPAYVVDAAVEACRDPRNHRYSPAGGLPELKQAIVDKTRRDSGLVVEPAQVLVTNGGKQAIYGAFAAMLDPGDEVILPAPYWTTYPEAIALAGGRPVEVLADETQDYKVTVAQLEAARTERTKVLLFVSPSNPTGAVYTADEIREIGAWVAEHGLWVLTDEIYEHLVYDGVETGSMPVLCPDLVDQCVVVNGVAKTYAMTGWRVGWMIGPKDVVKAATNLQSHATSNVANVSQRAAIAALTGDLTAVEEMKTAFDRRRRLIVSMLNEIDGVVCPTPLGAFYAYPSVKGLLGREHGGVRIDTSAELAEWILEQAEVAVVPGEAFGSPGYLRLSYALGDEDLVEGVSRLQKLFG, from the coding sequence ATGAGCACCCCCGAAGCCGTCAGCCCCCGCGAGCGCCGCGTCTCCGCCCGGGTGGGCGCGATCGCCGAGTCCGCGACGCTCAAGGTCGACTCCAAGGCCAAGGCGCTCAAGGCGGAGGGCCGACCGGTCGTCGGGTTCGGCGCCGGGGAGCCCGACTTCCCGACCCCGGCCTACGTCGTGGACGCCGCGGTCGAGGCCTGCCGCGACCCGCGCAACCACCGCTACTCCCCCGCCGGCGGCCTGCCGGAGCTGAAGCAGGCCATCGTCGACAAGACCCGCCGCGACAGCGGCCTGGTGGTCGAGCCGGCGCAGGTGCTGGTCACCAACGGCGGCAAGCAGGCCATCTACGGCGCCTTCGCCGCGATGCTCGACCCCGGCGACGAGGTGATCCTGCCCGCGCCCTACTGGACGACCTACCCCGAGGCGATCGCCCTGGCCGGCGGCCGCCCGGTCGAGGTGCTGGCCGACGAGACCCAGGACTACAAGGTGACCGTCGCGCAGCTGGAGGCGGCGCGCACCGAGCGGACGAAGGTGCTCCTCTTCGTCTCGCCGTCCAACCCGACCGGCGCGGTCTACACCGCCGACGAGATCCGCGAGATCGGCGCCTGGGTGGCCGAGCACGGTCTGTGGGTGCTGACCGACGAGATCTACGAGCACCTGGTCTACGACGGCGTCGAGACCGGCTCGATGCCGGTGCTGTGCCCCGACCTGGTCGACCAGTGCGTGGTCGTCAACGGCGTGGCCAAGACCTACGCGATGACCGGCTGGCGGGTCGGCTGGATGATCGGCCCGAAGGACGTCGTCAAGGCGGCCACGAACCTGCAGTCGCACGCGACCTCGAACGTCGCCAACGTCTCGCAGCGGGCGGCGATCGCCGCCCTGACCGGCGACCTGACCGCGGTCGAGGAGATGAAGACGGCCTTCGACCGGCGCCGCCGGCTGATCGTGTCGATGCTGAACGAGATCGACGGCGTCGTCTGCCCGACCCCGCTCGGGGCGTTCTACGCCTACCCGTCGGTGAAGGGGCTGCTGGGTCGCGAGCACGGCGGCGTCCGCATCGACACCTCGGCCGAGCTGGCCGAGTGGATCCTGGAGCAGGCCGAGGTGGCGGTGGTGCCGGGCGAGGCGTTCGGCTCGCCGGGCTACCTGCGGCTGTCCTACGCCCTGGGCGACGAGGACCTCGTCGAGGGCGTCAGCCGGCTGCAGAAGCTCTTCGGCTGA
- a CDS encoding thioesterase family protein: protein MVKSPPTPHFYDLVEAPPDPCGDVSEGGPEGVLPTSWTAGPWTAAAQHGGPPSALLGRAVERLAAATGGGVVGRISVDLLGPVAVGPLSVTASVLRPGRSVRLLEATLHDVASDRSVAVARAWVLPARDDGPGEVGPPPPHGPEDGVRRPRPPSWSGGYLDAVDWRWVRGGLDEPGTGEVWMRSPRLVAGEETSPLQRVLACVDSASGVSAALDIADWAFLNTELTVHVLRPAVGEWVCLDAATTLGPGSVAVATSTVHDAHGLVARSAQTLLVVRR from the coding sequence ATGGTGAAATCGCCCCCCACCCCCCACTTCTACGACCTCGTGGAGGCCCCCCCGGACCCCTGCGGGGACGTCTCGGAGGGCGGCCCCGAAGGGGTCCTGCCGACCTCCTGGACGGCCGGCCCGTGGACCGCCGCGGCCCAGCACGGCGGGCCGCCCTCGGCCCTCCTGGGGCGTGCCGTGGAGCGCCTCGCAGCCGCCACCGGCGGCGGTGTCGTGGGCCGGATCAGCGTCGACCTGCTCGGGCCGGTCGCGGTCGGCCCGCTGTCGGTCACGGCGTCCGTGCTGCGCCCCGGGCGCAGCGTGCGGCTGCTCGAGGCGACGCTGCACGACGTCGCCTCGGACCGCTCGGTGGCCGTCGCCCGCGCCTGGGTGCTGCCCGCACGGGACGACGGTCCCGGCGAGGTGGGTCCGCCACCCCCGCACGGTCCCGAGGACGGCGTACGCCGCCCGCGCCCGCCGTCGTGGAGCGGCGGCTACCTGGACGCGGTCGACTGGCGCTGGGTCCGCGGCGGGCTGGACGAGCCCGGGACCGGTGAGGTGTGGATGCGCTCGCCCCGGCTGGTGGCCGGGGAGGAGACCTCGCCGCTGCAGCGGGTGCTGGCCTGCGTCGACTCCGCCTCGGGGGTGAGCGCCGCCCTCGACATCGCGGACTGGGCCTTCCTGAACACCGAGCTGACCGTGCACGTGCTGCGGCCCGCGGTCGGCGAGTGGGTCTGCCTGGACGCGGCGACGACGCTGGGCCCGGGCTCGGTGGCGGTCGCCACGTCGACCGTCCACGACGCCCACGGGCTCGTGGCGCGGTCGGCGCAGACGCTGCTCGTCGTCCGCCGCTGA
- the rplK gene encoding 50S ribosomal protein L11 codes for MPPKKKIAALVKVQLQAGAATPAPPVGTALGPHGVNIMEFCKAYNAQTEAMRGNVIPVEITIFEDRSFTFVTKTPPAAELIKKAAGLQRGSGVPHKEKVGKLTKDQVREIATTKLPDLNANDIDAAMKIVEGTARSMGVTTD; via the coding sequence ATGCCTCCCAAGAAGAAGATCGCTGCGCTGGTCAAGGTGCAGCTGCAGGCCGGCGCCGCGACCCCCGCGCCCCCGGTCGGTACGGCGCTGGGTCCCCACGGCGTCAACATCATGGAGTTCTGCAAGGCCTACAACGCCCAGACCGAGGCGATGCGCGGCAACGTGATCCCCGTCGAGATCACCATCTTCGAGGACCGGTCCTTCACCTTCGTCACGAAGACCCCGCCGGCCGCCGAGCTGATCAAGAAGGCCGCCGGCCTGCAGCGCGGCTCCGGTGTGCCGCACAAGGAGAAGGTCGGCAAGCTGACCAAGGACCAGGTCCGCGAGATCGCCACGACCAAGCTGCCGGACCTGAACGCCAACGACATCGACGCCGCCATGAAGATCGTCGAGGGCACCGCCCGCTCGATGGGCGTCACGACCGACTGA
- a CDS encoding MaoC/PaaZ C-terminal domain-containing protein, with protein sequence MSAALAVGDVLETRRYPVTRADLVRYAGASGDQNPIHWSDRVATAVGLPGVIAHGMVTLALAARAVAEWTDGAEVVELGAKFTNPVLVPDDDTGALVEVGAVVKKVEDGRATLALEVTCGGQKVLGAPKAVVRVDG encoded by the coding sequence ATGAGCGCCGCGCTGGCGGTCGGCGACGTCCTGGAGACCCGCCGCTACCCCGTGACCCGCGCCGACCTGGTCCGCTACGCCGGCGCCAGCGGCGACCAGAACCCGATCCACTGGTCGGACCGCGTGGCCACCGCCGTCGGCCTGCCCGGCGTGATCGCCCACGGCATGGTCACCCTGGCCCTCGCCGCCCGCGCGGTCGCGGAGTGGACCGACGGCGCCGAGGTGGTCGAGCTGGGTGCCAAGTTCACCAACCCGGTCCTCGTGCCCGACGACGACACCGGCGCCCTGGTCGAGGTCGGCGCCGTGGTCAAGAAGGTCGAGGACGGCCGCGCCACCCTCGCGCTCGAGGTCACCTGCGGCGGCCAGAAGGTGCTCGGCGCCCCCAAGGCGGTCGTGCGGGTCGATGGCTGA
- a CDS encoding phosphotransferase, translated as MDEDEVEVPLAGGEVNEVVRVGDTVHRTAGAWTPSVQRVLAHLRAEGFDLSPAPLGTDDRGREVVSWLPGTTAARPWPAALLREDGVHQAAAAVVGLGAALATYEARPDDVWRHGGVPGPGSTTLRHGDLGLWNTVWSGDRLTGIIDWDYLEPSPPLWDLAQLCWYVLPVRPTRWAACGFDGEPDLDRRLAVVAEHAGCRPRDLLEVLDDLMGLDLERTLTWGGAGVHPWRHFLDAGYVLDIGTDRAFLRERWLRA; from the coding sequence ATGGACGAGGACGAGGTCGAGGTCCCCCTGGCCGGGGGCGAGGTGAACGAGGTCGTCCGGGTCGGCGACACCGTCCACCGCACCGCCGGGGCGTGGACCCCGAGCGTCCAGCGCGTGCTGGCCCACCTGCGGGCCGAGGGCTTCGACCTGTCGCCGGCCCCGCTGGGCACCGACGACCGTGGCCGCGAGGTCGTCTCCTGGCTTCCCGGGACCACCGCCGCCCGCCCCTGGCCGGCGGCGCTGCTGCGGGAGGACGGCGTGCACCAGGCCGCGGCCGCGGTCGTCGGCCTGGGCGCGGCGCTGGCGACGTACGAGGCCCGACCCGACGACGTGTGGCGCCACGGGGGCGTGCCGGGACCGGGCAGCACCACCCTGCGCCACGGCGACCTGGGGCTGTGGAACACGGTGTGGAGCGGGGACCGGCTGACCGGGATCATCGACTGGGACTACCTCGAGCCGTCCCCGCCGCTGTGGGACCTCGCGCAGCTGTGCTGGTACGTCCTGCCGGTGCGGCCGACCCGGTGGGCCGCGTGCGGCTTCGACGGCGAGCCCGACCTCGACCGGCGCCTCGCCGTGGTCGCCGAGCACGCCGGCTGCCGGCCCCGGGACCTGCTCGAGGTCCTCGACGACCTGATGGGGCTCGACCTGGAGCGCACCCTGACCTGGGGCGGGGCCGGCGTGCACCCGTGGCGGCACTTCCTCGACGCCGGGTACGTCCTCGACATCGGCACGGACCGGGCCTTCCTGCGGGAGCGGTGGCTGCGCGCCTGA
- a CDS encoding FAS1-like dehydratase domain-containing protein, producing MPVDPSLVGRSFAPTEPYAVAEERVREFAATIGHPYDGGAAPATFPIVLAFEAMNAFLAEVGVELSRIVHGEQRFTYERPVVPGDVLTAGLTVSSLRQIGGNDIIGTTSEVTDASGALVCATSATLVHRGTAGTAGADA from the coding sequence ATGCCCGTGGACCCCTCCCTGGTCGGCCGCTCCTTCGCGCCGACCGAGCCCTATGCCGTCGCCGAGGAACGCGTGCGCGAGTTCGCCGCGACGATCGGCCACCCCTACGACGGGGGTGCGGCGCCCGCCACCTTCCCGATCGTGCTCGCCTTCGAGGCGATGAACGCGTTCCTGGCCGAGGTCGGCGTCGAGCTGTCGCGGATCGTGCACGGCGAGCAGCGGTTCACCTACGAGCGGCCCGTGGTCCCCGGTGACGTCCTGACCGCCGGGCTGACCGTCTCCTCGCTGCGCCAGATCGGCGGCAACGACATCATCGGCACGACCAGCGAGGTCACCGACGCCTCGGGCGCGCTGGTCTGCGCGACGAGCGCGACGCTGGTCCACCGCGGCACCGCCGGCACCGCCGGGGCCGACGCATGA